Proteins encoded in a region of the Bombyx mori chromosome 23, ASM3026992v2 genome:
- the LOC101736290 gene encoding probable ATP-dependent RNA helicase DDX10, protein MLEKRNFTMKQEEKDPKAQRGRKKVLLYKPRKKKSFEEDAAIKYLQGQYEKINPDDIRTFKDFPLSQKTLNGLKANNYVTPTEIQKQAIGYALQGKDILGAAKTGSGKTLAFLIPILENLFCKKWTRLDGVGALVISPTRELAYQIYETLRKIGHFHDFSAGLIIGGQNLKFERKRMDQINILICTPGRLLQHMDENPLFDCSHLQIVVLDEADRCLDMGFETTMNAIIENLPPQRQTLLFSATQTKSVKDLARLSLSFPTYVAPHEQAATVTPEALQQSYITCEIDEKIGILWSFIRNHLKQKVLVFMATCKQVKYTYDLFCKLRPGVSLLALYGTLHQEKREKIYNEFCRKSNVVLFATDLASRGLDFPRVNWVIQMDCPEDVETYIHRAGRTARGVLGKGEGLLMLLPHEEKFVESLKNSKIPINKIAIDPSKVVAPQLKIEALLSDNTELKQTAQRAFVCYLKSIFLMKNKDIFKVQLLDTDAYARSLGLIVPPRIRFLEKYHRQNQYKIDQESQGSNIIDKLKARDDDGAETDQSIEENPEGKKQQKKEIIKKKALPKFDFHNNIDSDEDDFLQVKTKNIQVAEEVSTAEETTSRKKSKPLTKAAVAKKILKKKLKVNTKVTFNEEGQIIEDEKRNVRSDIAKQFANEDIGGIDIEKAKEVLQEEDKFDKIRFRQRIKAKHKEEKRKLKNKKKDEEGEKDDFGSQSESDGPDLSWFPDPDKIYSNEDGNNDKSSDVGSSRNEDDTDLDQGSYSEEEKYHRPQKRKLVESKGIPQESIAPRKVKKIQDISASLSVSEVEALAMHLLKSKKTL, encoded by the exons ATGTTAGAGAAACGTAATTTTACAATGAAACAAGAAGAAAAAGACCCAAAAGCTCAACGAGGGCGTAAGAAAGTTTTGTTGTATAAACCACGTAAGAAAAAAAGCTTTGAGGAAGATGCCGCAATCAAATATTTACAGGGGCAATATGAAAAG ATAAATCCGGATGACATAAGAACTTTTAAAGATTTTCCCCTCTCCCAGAAAACTCTAAATGGACTCAAAGCGAATAATTACGTGACTCCCACTGAAATACAGAAACAAGCTATCGGATATGCACTGCAAGGAAAAGATATCCTTGGCGCAGCTAAAACAGGTTCTGGCAAAACCTTAGCATTCTTAATACCCATATTAGAAAACTTGTTTTGTAAGAAATGGACCAGATTAGATGGAGTTGGAGCATTAGTGATATCACCAACAAGAGAGCTAGCTTACCAAATATATGAAACTCTCAGGAAAATTGGACATTTTCATGATTTCTCTGCTGGACTGATTATTGGTGGacagaatttaaaatttgaacgaAAAAGAATGGATCAaatcaatatattaatatgtactcCAGGTAGGTTGCTGCAGCACATGGATGAGAACCCTCTGTTTGACTGTAGCCACCTCCAAATTGTTGTCCTAGATGAGGCTGATAGGTGCTTAGATATGGGCTTTGAAACCACGATGAATGCTATAATAGAGAACTTGCCGCCTCAAAGACAAACATTGCTTTTCTCGGCGACACAGACTAAATCTGTTAAAGATTTAGCCAGACTGAGCTTGTCATTTCCCACATATGTAGCTCCTCATGAGCAAGCTGCCACAGTAACTCCAGAGGCACTACAACAGAGTTACATCACATGTGAGATTGATGAGAAAATTGGAATACTTTGGTCTTTTATTAGAAACCATTTGAAACAAAAAGTGCTAGTGTTTATGGCAACCTGTAAGCAAGTTAAATACACTTATGATTTGTTCTGTAAGCTGAGGCCTGGGGTCAGTTTACTGGCTCTCTATGGAACTCTGCATCAGGagaaaagagaaaagatttaTAATGAATTTTGTAGGAAATCAAATGTTGTATTGTTTGCTACAGATTTGGCATCAAGGGGCTTAGACTTTCCAAGGGTAAATTGGGTTATACAAATGGATTGCCCAGAAGATGTAGAGACATACATCCACAGAGCTGGCAGGACAGCTAGAGGAGTGCTTGGTAAAGGAGAAGGCCTCCTCATGCTATTACCCCATGAAGAGAAATTTGTTGAGAGTTTAAAAAATAGTAAGATTCCAATTAACAAAATAGCCATTGATCCATCAAAAGTAGTTGCTCCACAACTTAAAATAGAAGCTCTATTATCTGACAACACTGAACTGAAGCAAACCGCACAAAGAGCATTTGTTTGCTACTTAAAGTCTATAttcttaatgaaaaataaagatatatttaaaGTTCAGCTTTTAGATACTGATGCTTATGCCAGATCACTGGGCTTAATTGTGCCACCAAGGATAAGATTCTTAGAGAAGTATCATAGGCAAAATCAATACAAAATAGATCAAGAATCCCAGGGCAGCAATATTATTGACAAACTTAAAGCTCGGGATGATGATGGGGCTGAAACAGATCAGAGTATTGAAGAAAACCCAGAAGGAAAAAAACAGCAAAAGAAAgagataattaaaaagaaagcATTACCTAAATTTGACTTCCATAACAATATAGATAGTGATGAAGATGACTTTCTTCaagttaaaactaaaaatattcaaGTAGCTGAAGAGGTTTCAACTGCTGAGGAAACAACTTCTAGGAAGAAATCTAAACCATTAACAAAGGCAGCTGTTGCCAAGAAAATACTGAAAAAGAAGTTGAAAGTGAACACCAAAGTGACATTTAATGAGGAAGGACAAATTATAGAGGATGAAAAAAGAAATGTCAGATCTGATATAGCTAAACAATTTGCAAATGAGGACATTGGAGGAATTGACATTGAAAAAGCTAAAGAAGTTCTACAAGAAGAGGataaatttgataaaataagATTTCGACAGAGgataaaagcaaaacataaagaagaaaaaagaaaactaaagaataaaaagaaagatgAAGAAGGGGAAAAGGATGATTTTGGATCACAGTCAGAGTCTGACGGACCAGATCTATCATGGTTTCCTGATCCTGATAAGATTTATAGTAATGAGGATGGCAATAATGATAAGAGTAGTGATGTTGGCAGCAGTAGAAATGAAGATGACACTGATTTGGATCAGGGATCTTACAGTGAAGAAGAGAAGTATCACAG accTCAAAAAAGGAAACTGGTAGAAAGCAAAGGTATCCCTCAGGAAAGCATAGCACCTCGTAAGGTTAAAAAGATTCAAGACATATCAGCTTCATTATCTGTATCGGAAGTTGAAGCACTTGCTATGCATTTGTTGAAGAGCAAGAAAACGCTTTga